One stretch of Sulfuricella sp. DNA includes these proteins:
- a CDS encoding phospholipase A, with translation MKWIYALLFLPGMLPLQAAGSDFGKCAAIIRDSERLACYDQAATQLVAPLPASVEPDPIIAEQRPDRIAVANSFLGKRWELDQQSKKGTFRFREYKPVFILPFHYSNNPNQSPSSPTPDHSATSSVPVGTTDVKYQLSFKTKLWENSLGDNGDLWFAYTQQSHWMLYNQEVSSPFRETNYEPELIYSLRTDTGLPGMKWRMLNLGLAHQSNGRGLPLSRSWNRVYAQFGLERDNLALFVRPWIRLPERSNQDDNPDITRYMGNGDVLLNYRSGENVYSALGRYNLGGNHGALQLSWSFPISHTLKGYVQAFSGYGESLIDYNHKQNSIGFGFSLQEWR, from the coding sequence GTGAAATGGATTTACGCCCTGCTGTTCCTTCCTGGCATGTTGCCGTTGCAGGCCGCCGGGTCTGATTTCGGGAAATGTGCCGCGATCATCCGGGATTCGGAACGCCTTGCCTGCTACGACCAGGCTGCCACACAACTTGTAGCGCCGCTGCCGGCTTCGGTTGAGCCGGACCCGATCATTGCGGAGCAGCGCCCGGATCGTATCGCCGTGGCCAATTCTTTCCTTGGCAAACGCTGGGAACTGGACCAGCAGTCAAAAAAGGGAACCTTCCGCTTTCGTGAATACAAGCCGGTCTTTATTCTGCCGTTTCACTACAGCAACAACCCCAATCAGTCGCCCTCCTCGCCCACGCCGGATCACTCGGCAACGTCATCCGTACCGGTGGGCACTACCGACGTGAAATATCAACTCAGCTTCAAAACCAAGCTTTGGGAAAATAGCCTCGGCGATAATGGCGATCTGTGGTTTGCCTATACGCAACAGTCACACTGGATGCTCTACAATCAGGAGGTTTCGTCCCCCTTCCGCGAAACCAATTACGAGCCCGAGCTGATTTATTCCCTGCGAACGGATACCGGCCTGCCGGGGATGAAATGGCGCATGTTGAACCTGGGCCTGGCGCACCAGTCGAACGGGCGCGGGCTCCCGCTTTCGCGTAGCTGGAACAGGGTCTATGCCCAATTCGGCCTGGAACGGGACAATCTTGCTCTCTTCGTGCGCCCCTGGATTCGCCTGCCCGAGCGTAGCAACCAGGACGACAACCCGGACATCACCCGTTACATGGGCAACGGCGACGTGCTGCTGAACTACCGCAGCGGAGAAAATGTCTACTCGGCCCTGGGGCGCTATAACCTCGGCGGCAATCATGGCGCTTTGCAATTAAGCTGGAGTTTTCCGATTTCGCACACCCTCAAGGGCTATGTGCAAGCTTTCAGCGGCTATGGCGAAAGCCTGATCGACTACAACCATAAGCAGAACAGCATCGGCTTCGGTTTTTCCCTGCAGGAGTGGCGCTGA